One Hordeum vulgare subsp. vulgare chromosome 4H, MorexV3_pseudomolecules_assembly, whole genome shotgun sequence DNA window includes the following coding sequences:
- the LOC123446536 gene encoding galactinol synthase 2-like translates to MAPELAGKMTAKAAVAAAKPATRAYVTFLAGSGDYWMGVVGLAKGLRKVGSAYPLVVAVLPDVPELHRKILVSQGCIVREIAPVYPPENQTQFAMAYYVINYSKLRIWEFVEYERMVYLDADIQVFDNIDELFDLPKGRFYAVMDCFCEKTWSHTRQYQIGYCQQCPDRVTWPAAEMGPPPALYFNAGMFVHEPSMATAKALLETLRVTPTTPFAEQDFLNMFFREQYKPIPLVYNLVLAMLWRHPENVQLEKVKVVHYCAAGSKPWRFTGKEDNMDREDIKILVRNWWDIYNDESLDFKGLPALAADADELEAAATKPLRAALAEAGTVKYVTAPSAA, encoded by the exons ATGGCTCCCGAGCTGGCCGGCAAGATGACCGCCAAGGCAGCCGTGGCGGCGGCCAAGCCCGCGACGAGGGCGTACGTGACGTTCCTGGCGGGGTCTGGGGACTACTGGATGGGCGTGGTTGGGCTCGCCAAGGGCTTGCGCAAGGTTGGCTCGGCCTACCCGCTGGTGGTGGCCGTGCTGCCCGACGTGCCCGAGCTCCACCGCAAGATCCTCGTCTCCCAGGGCTGCATCGTCCGCGAGATCGCCCCCGTGTACCCGCCCGAGAACCAGACCCAGTTTGCGATGGCCTACTACGTCATCAACTACTCCAAGCTCCGCATCTGGGAG TTTGTGGAGTACGAGAGGATGGTGTACCTTGACGCCGACATCCAGGTGTTCGACAACATCGACGAGCTGTTTGATCTGCCCAAGGGGCGCTTCTACGCTGTGATGGACTGCTTCTGCGAGAAGACGTGGAGTCACACCCGGCAGTACCAGATCGGCTACTGCCAGCAGTGTCCCGACAGGGTGACgtggccggccgccgagatgggccCGCCGCCGGCGCTTTACTTCAACGCCGGCATGTTCGTGCACGAGCCCAGCATGGCCACCGCCAAGGCGCTCCTGGAAACCCTCCGCGTGACGCCGACCACCCCATTCGCGGAGCAG GATTTCTTGAACATGTTCTTCAGGGAGCAGTACAAGCCGATCCCGCTGGTCTACAACCTTGTGCTGGCAATGCTCTGGAGGCACCCGGAGAACGTCCAGCTGGAGAAGGTCAAGGTGGTGCACTACTGCGCTGCG GGATCGAAGCCATGGAGGTTCACGGGAAAAGAGGACAACATGGACAGGGAGGACATAAAGATCCTCGTTAGGAACTGGTGGGATATCTACAACGACGAGAGCCTCGATTTCAAGGGCCTGCCCGCCCTGGCCGCGGACGCCGACGAGCTCGAGGCGGCCGCGACGAAGCCGCTCCGCGCGGCCCTTGCGGAAGCTGGCACTGTCAAATACGTCACCGCGCCCTCGGCTGCGTAA